Proteins from one Carassius gibelio isolate Cgi1373 ecotype wild population from Czech Republic chromosome A25, carGib1.2-hapl.c, whole genome shotgun sequence genomic window:
- the LOC127947352 gene encoding methionine aminopeptidase 2 isoform X2: MEDEQTQEAQSAAAQKQILSNGDSHLPKIDTDPVDETGKKKKKKKKKGKAGAGNHEGEGDSDISKVTVKLEQNTLEEQEKDDEPEEDGEEGDSAGKKKKKKKKKKGSKVQTDPPSIPICELYANGVYAKGQECEYPPTQDGRTAAWRMTNEEKKFLDQANEDMWNDFRQAAEAHRQVRKYVKSWIKPGLTMTEICEKLEDCSRKLIKENGLNAGLAFPTGCSLNHCAAHYTPNAGDPTVLQYDDVCKIDFGTHINGRIIDCAFTVTFNPKYDKLLEAVKDATNTGIKCAGIDVRLCDIGESIQEVMESYEVELDGKTYQVKPIRNLNGHSIGQYRIHAGKTVPIVKGGEATRMEEGEVYAIETFGSTGKGMVHDDMECSHYMKNFEVGHVPIRLPRAKHLLNVVNENFGTLAFCRRWLDRLGESKYLMALKNLCDLGIIDPYPPLCDTKGCYTAQFEHTILLRPTCKEVVSRGDDY; encoded by the exons ATGGAAGACGAGCAGACGCAAGAGGCGCAGTCCGCAGCTGCACAAAAGCAGATTTTGTCAAACGGAGACTCTCACCTTCCCAAAATAGACACGGATCCCGTTGACGAGACcgggaagaagaagaaaaagaagaagaagaagggaaaAGCGGGAGCCG GAAACCATGAAGGCGAAGGAGACTCAGACATCAGCAAAGTGACAGTTAAACTGGAGCAAAACACTTTAGAAGAGCAAGAGAAAGATGATGAGCCAGAAGAAG ATGGCGAAGAAGGAGATTCAGctggaaagaagaagaaaaagaagaagaaaaagaaaggat CCAAAGTTCAAACAGACCCTCCGTCTATCCCCATCTGTGAGCTTTACGCCAATGGAGTTTATGCCAAGGGTCAGGAATGTGAATATCCACCGACTCAAGACGG ACGTACTGCTGCATGGCGGATGACCAACGAGGAGAAGAAGTTTTTGGATCAGGCTAATGAGGATATGTGGAATGACTTCAGACAGGCAGCTGAGGCCCACCGGCAGGTCAGGAAATACGTGAAGAGCTGGATCAAACCGGGCCTGACCATGACCGAGATCTG TGAGAAACTAGAGGATTGCTCCAGGAAGTTGATCAAAGAAAATGGTCTGAACGCTGGTTTGGCTTTTCCGACCGGCTGCTCGCTGAACCACTGCGCTGCTCACTACACCCCTAACGCCGGAGACCCCACCGTTCTCCAGTACGATGACGTCTGCAAGATCGACTTCGGCACGCACATCAACG GTCGAATCATCGACTGTGCCTTCACTGTGACCTTTAACCCGAAGTACGACAAGCTGCTGGAAGCTGTTAAAGATGCTACAAACACTGGAATTAAG TGCGCAGGTATTGATGTTCGTTTGTGTGACATTGGAGAATCGATTCAAGAGGTTATGGAGTCCTACGAAGTGGAACTGGATGGAAAAACATATCAAG TGAAACCGATACGAAACCTCAATGGTCACTCTATCGGACAGTACAGAATACACGCAGGCAAGACGGTACCCATAGTGAAAGGAGGTGAAGCCACTAGGATGGAG GAAGGAGAGGTTTATGCTATCGAGACGTTCGGCAGCACTGGGAAAGGCATGGTGCACGATGACATGGAGTGTTCCCATTACATGAAAAACTTTGAAGTCGGTCATGTGCCAATACG ACTCCCCAGAGCCAAGCATTTGTTGAACGTGGTCAACGAGAACTTCGGGACTCTCGCCTTCTGCCGCCGCTGGTTGGATCGGCTCGGAGAGAGCAAGTATTTAATGGCACTGAAGAACCTCTGCGACCTGGGCATCATCGACCCCTACCCGCCTCTGTGCGACACCAAAGGCTGCTACACGGCCCAGTTTGAGCACACCATCCTGCTGAGACCCACCTGCAAGGAGGTGGTCAGCCGAGGAGACGATTACTAG
- the LOC127946824 gene encoding G-protein coupled receptor 22-like, producing the protein MHVPPATEEDSTMSNVTVLDITESVSPAMTPAVPYPFPLSFQVSLTGFLMLEIVLGLSSNLTVLALYCMKSNLVNSVSNIVTMNLHVLDVLVCTCCIPLTIMVLMLSLQGDTVLVCCFHEACVSFASVATASNVLAITLDRYDISVKPANRVLTMGRAVALLGCIWVLSFISFLVPFIEVGFLGPEPTKANQTVVVHVNEYYTELGLYYHLVAQIPIFCLTAIIMLVTYAKILQALNIRIGTRFHATQKKKKKIRRKNNFSLMSTSEQQLPEITDGSKSSNRGNAPLGMRMSVSVIIALRRAVKRHRERRERQKRVFRMSLLIISTFLLCWTPITILNAVILSAGPSDLSVKLRMGFLVMAYGTTVFHPLLYAFTRQKFQKVLKSKMKKRVVSIIEVDPLPNSTVIRNSWIDPKRNKKVTFDDHEARQKCLSSEDAD; encoded by the coding sequence AGGTGTCCCTGACGGGATTCCTCATGCTGGAGATCGTCTTGGGACTGAGCAGCAACCTGACCGTTCTGGCCCTCTATTGCATGAAGTCTAACCTGGTCAATTCGGTCAGCAACATCGTCACCATGAACCTCCACGTGCTCGACGTGTTGGTGTGCACCTGCTGCATCCCTCTGACGATTATGGTGTTGATGCTGTCTCTGCAAGGCGACACGGTGCTCGTCTGCTGCTTCCACGAAGCCTGCGTGTCTTTCGCAAGTGTGGCTACCGCATCAAACGTGCTAGCTATCACTTTGGACCGATATGACATCTCCGTTAAACCGGCGAATCGTGTGCTGACTATGGGACGAGCGGTGGCTCTGTTGGGATGCATTTGGGTGCTGTCCTTTATCAGCTTCTTGGTGCCGTTTATCGAAGTGGGATTCTTGGGACCGGAGCCCACCAAAGCCAATCAGACTGTGGTTGTGCACGTCAACGAATATTACACCGAACTCGGATTGTATTACCACCTAGTGGCCCAAATCCCAATTTTCTGTTTGACTGCCATCATCATGTTGGTGACGTACGCGAAGATCCTTCAGGCGCTCAACATCCGTATAGGTACGCGCTTCCACGCCacgcaaaaaaagaagaaaaagattagaagaaaaaataacttttctCTCATGTCAACGTCTGAGCAGCAGCTTCCGGAGATCACAGACGGCTCGAAGAGCAGCAACCGTGGAAATGCTCCGCTCGGCATGCGGATGTCCGTCTCGGTGATCATCGCCCTGCGGAGGGCCGTCAAGCGCCACCGGGAACGCCGTGAGCGCCAAAAGCGTGTTTTCCGCATGTCGTTGCTCATCATCTCCACGTTCCTCCTCTGCTGGACTCCCATCACTATTTTAAACGCTGTGATCCTCAGCGCAGGCCCCAGCGACCTCAGCGTCAAGCTCCGGATGGGTTTTCTGGTCATGGCCTACGGCACCACGGTCTTCCATCCTCTCTTGTACGCCTTCACCAGGCAGAAGTTCCAGAAAGTCTTGAAAAGTAAAATGAAGAAGCGGGTGGTTTCCATCATCGAGGTGGATCCGCTGCCGAACAGCACGGTGATCCGAAACTCCTGGATCGATCCCAAGCGGAATAAGAAAGTGACGTTTGACGACCACGAAGCCAGGCAGAAATGTCTATCATCCGAAGATGCAGACTAA
- the LOC127947352 gene encoding methionine aminopeptidase 2 isoform X1: MEDEQTQEAQSAAAQKQILSNGDSHLPKIDTDPVDETGKKKKKKKKKGKAGAVGNHEGEGDSDISKVTVKLEQNTLEEQEKDDEPEEDGEEGDSAGKKKKKKKKKKGSKVQTDPPSIPICELYANGVYAKGQECEYPPTQDGRTAAWRMTNEEKKFLDQANEDMWNDFRQAAEAHRQVRKYVKSWIKPGLTMTEICEKLEDCSRKLIKENGLNAGLAFPTGCSLNHCAAHYTPNAGDPTVLQYDDVCKIDFGTHINGRIIDCAFTVTFNPKYDKLLEAVKDATNTGIKCAGIDVRLCDIGESIQEVMESYEVELDGKTYQVKPIRNLNGHSIGQYRIHAGKTVPIVKGGEATRMEEGEVYAIETFGSTGKGMVHDDMECSHYMKNFEVGHVPIRLPRAKHLLNVVNENFGTLAFCRRWLDRLGESKYLMALKNLCDLGIIDPYPPLCDTKGCYTAQFEHTILLRPTCKEVVSRGDDY; this comes from the exons ATGGAAGACGAGCAGACGCAAGAGGCGCAGTCCGCAGCTGCACAAAAGCAGATTTTGTCAAACGGAGACTCTCACCTTCCCAAAATAGACACGGATCCCGTTGACGAGACcgggaagaagaagaaaaagaagaagaagaagggaaaAGCGGGAGCCGTAG GAAACCATGAAGGCGAAGGAGACTCAGACATCAGCAAAGTGACAGTTAAACTGGAGCAAAACACTTTAGAAGAGCAAGAGAAAGATGATGAGCCAGAAGAAG ATGGCGAAGAAGGAGATTCAGctggaaagaagaagaaaaagaagaagaaaaagaaaggat CCAAAGTTCAAACAGACCCTCCGTCTATCCCCATCTGTGAGCTTTACGCCAATGGAGTTTATGCCAAGGGTCAGGAATGTGAATATCCACCGACTCAAGACGG ACGTACTGCTGCATGGCGGATGACCAACGAGGAGAAGAAGTTTTTGGATCAGGCTAATGAGGATATGTGGAATGACTTCAGACAGGCAGCTGAGGCCCACCGGCAGGTCAGGAAATACGTGAAGAGCTGGATCAAACCGGGCCTGACCATGACCGAGATCTG TGAGAAACTAGAGGATTGCTCCAGGAAGTTGATCAAAGAAAATGGTCTGAACGCTGGTTTGGCTTTTCCGACCGGCTGCTCGCTGAACCACTGCGCTGCTCACTACACCCCTAACGCCGGAGACCCCACCGTTCTCCAGTACGATGACGTCTGCAAGATCGACTTCGGCACGCACATCAACG GTCGAATCATCGACTGTGCCTTCACTGTGACCTTTAACCCGAAGTACGACAAGCTGCTGGAAGCTGTTAAAGATGCTACAAACACTGGAATTAAG TGCGCAGGTATTGATGTTCGTTTGTGTGACATTGGAGAATCGATTCAAGAGGTTATGGAGTCCTACGAAGTGGAACTGGATGGAAAAACATATCAAG TGAAACCGATACGAAACCTCAATGGTCACTCTATCGGACAGTACAGAATACACGCAGGCAAGACGGTACCCATAGTGAAAGGAGGTGAAGCCACTAGGATGGAG GAAGGAGAGGTTTATGCTATCGAGACGTTCGGCAGCACTGGGAAAGGCATGGTGCACGATGACATGGAGTGTTCCCATTACATGAAAAACTTTGAAGTCGGTCATGTGCCAATACG ACTCCCCAGAGCCAAGCATTTGTTGAACGTGGTCAACGAGAACTTCGGGACTCTCGCCTTCTGCCGCCGCTGGTTGGATCGGCTCGGAGAGAGCAAGTATTTAATGGCACTGAAGAACCTCTGCGACCTGGGCATCATCGACCCCTACCCGCCTCTGTGCGACACCAAAGGCTGCTACACGGCCCAGTTTGAGCACACCATCCTGCTGAGACCCACCTGCAAGGAGGTGGTCAGCCGAGGAGACGATTACTAG
- the LOC127947353 gene encoding parathyroid hormone-related protein-like, with protein MAVTCTDLIDSAVALHLSSSMLRHWGFAVFLLTIPIPVQPRPTNVLSNRQRRSVSHAQMMHDRSRSLHDRKRRMWIQELLEQVHTAHAWEGSVQTPLWSTAHRPKPISSTKHFPLSFHMETVGTRDNLPQETSKSLRYEEQKRKRKMSLGRWRDLDRRRDRGVWLPYPNTD; from the exons ATGGCAGTAACATGCACTGATCTGATCGACTCAGCAGTGGCTTTACAT TTGTCCAGCAGTATGTTGAGGCACTGGGGGTTTGCTGTGTTCCTGTTGACCATCCCAATCCCAGTCCAACCCAGACCCACTAATGTTCTCAGCAACAGACA ACGGCGTTCGGTCAGTCACGCACAGATGATGCATGACAGGAGTCGATCCCTGCATGACCGGAAGAGACGTATGTGGATCCAGGAGCTGCTTGAGCAGGTGCACACAGCTCATGCATGGGAGGGAAGCGTCCAGACCCCGCTGTGGTCCACCGCACACCGCCCCAAACCCATCAGCAGCACCAAACACTTCCCCTTGAGCTTTCACATGGAGACTGTAGGGACAAGAGACAACCTCCCACAAGAGACCAGCAAGAGCCTGAGATATGAGGagcagaagaggaagaggaagatgagttTGGGAAGATGGAGAGACCTGGATAGGAGGAGAGACAGGGGCGTGTGGCTCCCGTATCCTAATACTGATTAG